The sequence ACGCCTGGTTGTCGCTGGTCAGCACCGCCCGCTCGACCGTCCATCGGCGCAGCGGGTCATCCGCCCGCCGGTGGATGACGTCGGCGATGTCGCCCCGGACCGGCTCCACCACGCCGAGCCCCGGCGGCAGGGGCACGTGCAGGTCGACCTGCCAGCCCTCGCGCGGCTCCAGCGTGAAGTCCCACATCAGCTCGTCGCCCTCGAGCCGGTCGGCGGGCACCGAGCACCGGACCCGGGTCTGCGCGCCGAACCCGTCTCCGGCGTAGGAGAAACACAGCTCGCCGGGCTGGTGGGCGCGGGTGATGCGCGCGGAGCGGTCCTGCCCGATGGACTTCACCTCGAACAGGTCGGCGAAGTCCGCGGCGACCGCCAGCCGCAGCTCGACCCGGACCGGTTCCGGCCGGAAGGAGAACAGCTCCACCCGCTCGTGGAAGCCGTCGCCGACGTAGCGCAGCCGCCGGATGCCCAGGCTGTCCGGGGGCAGGCCGGGCACGTCGGGGTTGGTCAGCACGTACTGCGCCGAGTAGTGGTCGATGGTCTCGGCGCGCAGCACCAGCAGCCGGGCGCCGTTGACGGTGAGCACCCAGCCGCTGACCAGTCGGGTGTCCAGGTGGACCAGGCCGCCGATGCTGCCCGGCGGCACGTCACCGCTCTGGTCGGAGTACATGAAGGTGGGCCCGCTGAGCACCGCGAGCGAGCCGGGGCCGAGCTCGGGCGGCATGGCCCGCTGGTTGCCGGCCTCCCGGGCCGCGGTGCGCACACCGGGGGTGGGGTCGGCCGGGGTGGGTCGCGCGGCAGCCATGGCACCCACGGTAGGAACGCCGGCGGTCGGCCGGCATCACCCGCACCGGGTGAATCCGAATGATCCACGACGATAGATATGGACAGCTCCCCCACCGGTGGCGAGGATGCCGTAATGGGAGCAAACGAGAGCACCGGCGAGGGACCCACGAGGTCCACCCGCCGCACCTTCCTGTCCGCCTCCGCCGTCGCGACCGCCGCCACCGTCGCCGTACCGCTGACCACCGGGCCGACCGCGGCGCAGGCCGCCGGGCCCGCCGGGCCCGGCCACCCGGCCCGACCCCAGACCCCGGACCGTGAGCTGCGCGCCCTGCTGCGGGAGGTGGACCGCGACCGGATCGAGGCCACCGTCCGCCGGCTCGCCGCCTTCGGCACCCGGCACACCCTCTCCCGTCAGGACGACCCGGTCCGGGGCATCGGGGCCGCCCGGGACTGGATCTTCGAGCAGCTCTCCGGGTACGCGGCCGCCTCCGGTGGCCGGATGACCGTGGAACTGCAGTCCTACGTGCAGGAGCCGGCGTCGCGCATCCCGGTCGCCACCCGGATCACCAACGTGGTGGCCACCCTGCGCGGCGACCTCAGCCCCAACCGGGTCTACGTGATCACCGGTCACTACGACTCCCGCGCGACCGACGTGATGGACGCGGTCAGCGACGCCCCGGGCGCGGACGACGACGCCTCCGGCGTGGCGGTGCTGATGGAGCTGGCCCGGGTGCTGGCCACCCGGCGCAGCGAGGCGACCATCATCCTGGCCGCCGTCGCCGGCGAGGAGCAGGGCCTGTACGGCTCGGCGTACCTGGCGAAGCAGCTCAAGGCCGCCGGCGTCGACGTGCAGGGGATGTTCAGCAACGACATCATCGGGTCCAGCACGGCCGACGACGGCACCCGCGACCCGCGCGCCGTCCGGCTCTTCGCCGAAGGGGTACCGACCGCGGAGACTCCGGCGGAGGCGAGCACCCGGCAGTCGGTCGGCGGGGAGAACGACTCCCCGTCGCGCCAGCTCGCCCGGTTCGTCAGCGACGTCGCCGAGAACGGCGCCACCGGGATGCGGGTGCGGGTGATCTACCGACGGGACCGCTACCTGCGCGGCAGCGACCACATCTCGTTCCTGCGCGAGGGCTGGCCGGCCGGCCGGTTCACCGAGCCCAACGAGGACTTCGCCCACCAGCACCAGGACGTCCGGCTGGTCGACGGGGTGCAGTACGGCGACCTGCCGGAGTTCTGCGACTTCGACTACATCACCCGGGTCGCCCTGGTCAACGGCGCGGTGCTCTGGTCGCTCGCCCAGGCGCCCGGCACCCCGAAGGGCGCCACCGTCGTGACGACCAACCTCACCAACGACACCACCCTGCGCTGGCAGCGCGGCGACGAGCCGGACCTGGCCGGGTACGAGGTGGTGTGGCGGGAGACCACCGCCGCCGAGTGGCAGCGGGTGATCCCGGTCGGCGACGTCACCGAGGTGACCGTGGACCTGTCCAAGGACAACGTCTTCTTCGGCGTACGGGCCGTCGACCGGGACGGCCACCGCAGCCCGGTGGCGTTCCCCCGGCCGGGGAGCTGACCGCTCCGTCGCACCGCGCGGGGCCGGCGTTGGGCGCGCCGGCCCCGTTGTGCGTCGCGTCGCCGCGGTGGCAACCTCCCGACACCGGTGACGCTGCGTTCACGATCCGACTGCGCCGCGCGACCGCGCCGCCCACCCTGGTCCTCGTTCGACCACCATCGATCGGAGGAGCAGATGAGATTTCGCCGTGCCGTCGCCGTCGCGCTGGCCGCCCTGTCGGCGGCCGTGGGGCTCGCAGCACCCGCGCCCGCCGCCGCGGCGACCGCGGACCGGTGGGGCTTCGCGTACGTCGGGGACCCGACCGTGCCCGCCTGGACCACCCTGGACACCACCCGCCAGTGGGGCAGCTGGAAGAGCGCCTTCCCCGCCTCGTGGGCGCAGGGCGCCAAACTCGCGCCCGGCCGCTTCCTGGTGCGTTTCCCGCAGGTCGGCACCGGGTCCCGGGGCGTGCCGCACGTGACGCCGGTGAACCGGACCGGGCACTACTGCGAGGTGGTGCGCTGGTACCAGTCCGGCACCGACGAGATCGTCGACGTGCAGTGCCACAAGCCGGGCGGCACGCGTGACGACAGCCCGTTCACCGTCCTCTGGACGACCAGCTCCGGGGTACTGCCGGCCGGCACCGCGCACGCGTACCTGCAGGGCGGGGTGAGCGGCGTGGTGCAGTCGTACAACTCCACCGGCGCGGGGGTCTCGCTGGCCCCGTTCGGGGTCGGGCAGTGGTCGGTGAAGCTGCCGGGCGTCGGGCTGGCTGGGGTGCTCGCCGGCAACGTGCAGGTCACCGCGATCCAGCCGAACGCCGGGCCACGCCGGTGCAAGGTCTACCGGTGGGCGCCCGCCGGCACCGACGTGGTGGTGTACGTGTTCTGCTTCGACCAGGCGGGCGCGCCGGTGAACACCGACTTCGCGCTGTCGTACCACCGGGGCCGGTCGGTGCTCGGGTCGCTCGCCCCGCCGAAGTACTTCGGGCACCTGGCCGGCGCCGCCGGTGGCCCGACCAACGACAACTCCGTCCTCGGCGTCGGCGCCAACACCATCGTCCCGCTCGCGCCGGCAGGCCGCTACCTGGTCACCTTCAAGCAGCTCGGGCAGAAGGAGACGCACGCGCAGGTGACCGCGCAGGGCGTCGGCTCGCACTACTGCCACCTGACCCAGCCCTGGTCGTACGTGCCGGACGCGCCGGTGGACGTGATCTGCTTCGACAACGCCGGGGTGCCGACCCCGCACGCCGTGCTGGTCGCCTTCACCTCGCGGATCTGAGCGCGGCTCACCGGTGCCCGTCACCAGGGCGGGCACCGGTCAGGCCGGGGCGGTGACCGCCCAGCGCTCGTGGTCGCGCCACGCCCCGTCGATGAAGAGGTAGTCCGGCGAGAAGCCCTCCAGCCGGAAGCCCAGCTTGCGGGCCACCCGCCGGGACGGCTCGTTGCCCGGCTGGATGTTCGCCTCGACCCGGTGCAGGCCCAACGTGTCGAAGGCGTGCGCCAGCACCAGCCCGATGCCGGCCGAGGCGTGCCCGGTGCCGCTGTACGGCAGAAACGCGGCGTAGCCCATGAAGCCGCCGCGCAGCGGCCCCATGATGATGCCGCTGATGTTGACGTAGCCGGCGATCGCGCCGCCGGGCTGGTCG comes from Micromonospora purpureochromogenes and encodes:
- a CDS encoding GNAT family N-acetyltransferase → MRYLRSAGPVGIRRPRPADEAEFVAAARRSRELHHPWLTAPDTAEKFAAYLAKARRRDQQSFLICDQPGGAIAGYVNISGIIMGPLRGGFMGYAAFLPYSGTGHASAGIGLVLAHAFDTLGLHRVEANIQPGNEPSRRVARKLGFRLEGFSPDYLFIDGAWRDHERWAVTAPA
- a CDS encoding M20/M25/M40 family metallo-hydrolase, whose translation is MGANESTGEGPTRSTRRTFLSASAVATAATVAVPLTTGPTAAQAAGPAGPGHPARPQTPDRELRALLREVDRDRIEATVRRLAAFGTRHTLSRQDDPVRGIGAARDWIFEQLSGYAAASGGRMTVELQSYVQEPASRIPVATRITNVVATLRGDLSPNRVYVITGHYDSRATDVMDAVSDAPGADDDASGVAVLMELARVLATRRSEATIILAAVAGEEQGLYGSAYLAKQLKAAGVDVQGMFSNDIIGSSTADDGTRDPRAVRLFAEGVPTAETPAEASTRQSVGGENDSPSRQLARFVSDVAENGATGMRVRVIYRRDRYLRGSDHISFLREGWPAGRFTEPNEDFAHQHQDVRLVDGVQYGDLPEFCDFDYITRVALVNGAVLWSLAQAPGTPKGATVVTTNLTNDTTLRWQRGDEPDLAGYEVVWRETTAAEWQRVIPVGDVTEVTVDLSKDNVFFGVRAVDRDGHRSPVAFPRPGS